From the Prunus dulcis chromosome 4, ALMONDv2, whole genome shotgun sequence genome, one window contains:
- the LOC117625256 gene encoding (13S,14R)-1,13-dihydroxy-N-methylcanadine 13-O-acetyltransferase AT1-like, whose protein sequence is MATEIKVEIIXRQTVKPSSPTPHHLRNYKLSILDQXXXXXYIPILLFYXNAADATSXNVMATNERXXXLMQSLAKTLTHFYPLAGRIKGDXXIECNDDGAEFVEAXVKCSLSEIFEHPDAXXXXXFLPVEPESREAGTGTLLXXXXXXXECGGMSIGFSISHKFGDATTLSTFINCWTAAAHDQSNMLXLPKFGAASLFSPLNFSNSEPLPSXXXXKEKFITRRFVXXASKIAALXXXXXXXVVPKPTRVEAASALIWKCKIEAVPNIYNLG, encoded by the exons ATGGCCACAGAAATCAAGGTTGAAATCATCCANAGGCAAACAGTTAAACCATCCTCCCCAACTCCTCATCACCTTAGAAATTATAAGCTCTCTATTTTGGATCAGATNNNNNNNNNNNNCTACATCCCAATCCTTCTCTTCTATNCCAATGCTGCTGATGCTACTAGCAANAATGTCATGGCCACCAATGAAAGATGNNNNNATCTAATGCAATCCTTAGCTAAAACTCTCACTCACTTCTACCCTTTGGCAGGAAGAATCAAAGGTGACNNNNNGATTGAATGTAACGATGATGGAGCTGAGTTTGTGGAAGCCCNAGTCAAGTGTTCCTTATCGGAGATTTTCGAACACCCAGATGCCNNNNNNNNNNNNNNATTCCTACCAGTTGAACCCGAGTCCAGAGAAGCGGGCACCGGCACGTTGCTTCNNNNNNNNNNNNNNNNNNTTGAGTGTGGTGGAATGTCAATTGGGTTTAGCATTTCTCATAAGTTTGGNGATGCCACAACATTAAGCACATTCATCAATTGTTGGACTGCAGCTGCCCATGATCAGTCAAATATGTTAANNCTTCCCAAATTTGGTGCTGCATCTCTGTTTTCTCCACTAAATTTCTCTAACTCAGAGCCACTGCCATCCNNNNNNNNNNATAAGGAAAAGTTCATAACAAGGAGGTTTGTNNNNNNNGCCTCAAAGATTGCTGCTCTCCNNNNNNNNNNNNNNNNNNCAGTTGTGCCCAAACCAACAAGAGTAGAAGCAGCTTCAGCACTCATTTGGAAATGCAAAATTGAA GCTGTGCCAAACATATACAATTTGGGATGA
- the LOC117625261 gene encoding uncharacterized protein LOC117625261: protein MHSYQNIALRTLFVCSLFFSFVRTSITNTLGTLSPNQYIRDDQTLVSAGGTFQLGFFSPGKLTGRYLGIWYTISNEIVVWVANRETPLDDSSGVLKVTDQGVLVLLNSSNGIVWSSNSSRTVDNPVSQLLDSGNLVVKDANETSPDNFLWQSFDYPCDTFLPEMKLGWDFVTGLERYVSCWKSTEDPARGEFSLWMSPHGLPQLFVMKGTKIQTRSGSWNGVQLTGSMRRSTPSEFEFFLNKDEVYYEYRLLNRSIPSRYVLTPSGIAQWFIWIENTHSWEPFFSTQQDECEIYAFCGAYSSCNTSNAPVCACLKGFIPKSTEHWNSQNWSDGCILNTPLACSYKDKFFKYTSFKLPDTSSSWFDKSMSLNECKRLCLENCSCTAYANLDIRDGGSGCLLWFGNLIDIRALPSDSQDLYIRLASSELDDIEKKEQVQEEKASWNCNQLRTFSSGNANSGVYLLKRSPTVSVVRKKDDLGEDREDRELPLIDFNTIVHATNGFSSRNKLGEGGFGPVYQGTLIGGKEIAVKRLSKDSGQGMREFKNEVILIAKLQHRNLVKLLGCCTQDDEKILIYEFIPNRSLDFYIFDQERAKLLDWPKCFHIIDGIARGLLYLHQDSRLRIIHRDLKASNILLDNDKNPKISDFGLARICGVDQSRGNTKRVVGTYGYMPPEYAVDGIFSTKSDVFSFGVVLLEIAWTLWIQNIPLELIDKSLSDSCTISEVLRCLHVALLCVQQVPEDRPSMSSVVLMLSSEVALPPPKQPGFYTERTLPDDLSRGRDLSENNFSTTLLEARPGKLTSRYLGIWYTISNEIVVWVANRETPLDDSSGVLKVTDQGVLVLLNSSNDIVWSSNSSRTVDNPVSQLLDSGNLVVKDANETNPDNFLWQSFDYPCDTFLPEMKLGWDFVTGLERYVSSWKSTEDPARGEFSLGMTPHGLPQLVVMKGAKIKTRSGSSNGLRLTGSISRPNPLSEFEFFLNKDEVYYKYRLLNKSMPSRYALNPFGIAQWFTWIENTHSWEPFFSTQQDQCEIYAFCGSYSSCNISNAPVCTCLKGFIPKSPEQWNSQNWSDGCVRNTPLSCSYNDGFFKYTSFKLPDTSSSWFDKSKSLKECKGLCLENCSCTSYANLDIRDGGSGCLLWFGDLTDIRTFESDSQDLYIRLASSELDDIEKKSKFNKKRLAGIVISSVLFLVGMLIVGFILYIRKKKLRNQVRRKDYLGEDREDMELPLFDLNTIVHATNGFSSRNKLGEGGFGPVYQGTLIGGKEIAVKRLSKDSGQGTMEFKNEVILIAKLQHRNLVKVLGCCTQDDEKILIYEFMANRSLDFFIFDQERAKLLDWPMYFHIINGIARGLLYLHQDSRLRIIHRDLKASNILLDDNMNPKISDFGLAKIFGGDQSRANTNRVVGTYGYMPPEYAVDGIFSTKSDVFSFGVVLLEILSRQRNRGFWHPDHHLNLLGHAWTLWIQNTPLELIDKSLSDSCTISEVLRCLHVALLCVQQVPEDRPSMSSVVLMLSSEVALLPPKQPGFYTERTLPDDLSRVRDLSENNFSTTLLKGR from the exons ATGCATTCTTATCAGAATATCGCCTTGAGAACCCTTTTTGTGtgctcattatttttctccttCGTGAGAACCTCCATTACAAATACACTAGGCACACTCTCTCCAAATCAATATATTAGAGATGATCAAACTCTAGTTTCAGCAGGTGGAACCTTTCAACTGGGATTCTTCAGCCCTGGTAAATTGACAGGCCGATACCTGGGGATATGGTACACTATTTCCAATGAGATAGTAGTATGGGTAGCCAACCGAGAAACACCACTTGATGATTCTTCaggagttttaaaggtcacTGATCAAGGAGTTCTTGTCCTTCTCAATAGCTCAAACGGCATTGTATGGTCATCTAACTCATCAAGAACTGTAGATAATCCAGTATCACAACTATTGGATTCGGGAAATCTTGTTGTGAAAGATGCAAACGAAACTAGCCCTGATAACTTCTTGTGGCAGAGTTTTGATTATCCTTGTGATACATTCCTACCAGAAATGAAGCTTGGTTGGGACTTCGTTACTGGTTTAGAAAGGTATGTTTCGTGTTGGAAGAGCACAGAAGATCCTGCTCGAGGAGAGTTTTCACTATGGATGAGTCCTCACGGTTTACCACAACTTTTTGTTATGAAGGGAACTAAGATACAGACTAGATCAGGTTCATGGAACGGCGTTCAATTAACAGGATCTATGAGACGATCAACCCCAtctgagtttgagtttttcttaAATAAGGATGAGGTTTATTATGAGTACAGACTCCTAAACAGGTCTATTCCCTCAAGATATGTATTGACCCCATCTGGCATTGCACAGTGGTTCATATGGATTGAAAATACACATAGTTGGGAACCCTTCTTTTCAACCCAACAAGATGAGTGTGAAATTTATGCCTTCTGTGGTGCATATTCTAGCTGCAACACCAGTAATGCTCCTGTATGTGCATGCTTGAAGGGATTTATACCAAAATCGACAGAACATtggaattcacaaaattgGTCTGATGGGTGTATTCTAAATACTCCATTAGCTTGCAGCTATAAAGATAAGTTCTTTAAATACACTAGCTTTAAATTGCCAGACACATCTTCCTCATGGTTTGATAAGAGCATGAGCCTCAACGAATGCAAGAGATTATGTTTGGAAAACTGCTCATGTACCGCATATGCAAATTTAGATATCAGGGATGGAGGAAGTGGCTGCTTGCTTTGGTTTGGAAACCTCATTGACATAAGAGCCTTGCCATCTGATTCTCAAGACCTCTATATACGGCTGGCTTCTTCAGAACTAG ATGACATTGAGAAAAAAGAGCAAGTTCAAGAAGAAAAGGCAAGCTGGAATTGTAATCAGCTCCGTACTTTTTCTAGTGGTAATGCTAATAGCGGGGTTTATCTT CTGAAGAGATCTCCTACTGTTTCAGTAGTCAGAAAAAAGGATGACCTTGGAGAAGACCGGGAAGACAGAGAGTTGCCACTAATTGACTTCAACACAATAGTTCATGCCACTAATGGCTTTTCAAGCAGAAACAAGCTGGGGGAAGGTGGTTTTGGACCAGTATACCAG GGTACATTGAtaggaggaaaagaaattgCAGTAAAGAGgctttcaaaggattctggaCAAGGAATGAGGGAGTTCAAAAATGAAGTTATACTGATAGCCAAACTTCAGCACCGCAATCTTGTAAAGCTTCTTGGTTGTTGCACTCAAGATGACGAAAAAATCTTAATATATGAATTCATCCCCAACAGAAGTTTAGATTTCTATATTTTTG accAGGAAAGAGCGAAATTGCTCGACTGGCCTAAGTGCTTCCACATTATTGATGGAATTGCTCGAGGACTTCTTTATCTTCACCAGGACTCTAGATTAAGGATTATCCATAGAGATCTGAAAGCTAGCAATATTTTGCTTGATAATGATAAGAACCCAAAGATTTCTGACTTTGGCCTGGCCAGAATATGTGGTGTCGATCAAAGTCGGGGTAATACAAAAAGGGTGGTTGGAACATA TGGCTATATGCCCCCTGAATATGCAGTAGATGGAATTTTCTCGACGAAATCAGATGTATTTAGCTTTGGTGTTGTACTGCTAGAGATA GCATGGACACTATGGATCCAAAATATTCCACTGGAACTGATTGATAAGTCGCTAAGCGATTCGTGCACCATATCCGAAGTGTTACGGTGTCTTCATGTGGCTCTGTTATGCGTGCAACAAGTACCTGAAGATAGACCAAGCATGTCATCTGTGGTTCTAATGCTGAGCAGTGAGGTTGCATTGCCTCCACCAAAGCAGCCTGGTTTTTACACCGAACGAACTCTACCGGATGATCTGTCAAGGGGGCGTGATTTGTCGGAAAATAATTTCAGCACTACATTGTTAGAGGCTCG CCCTGGTAAATTGACAAGCCGATACCTGGGGATATGGTACACTATTTCTAATGAGATAGTAGTATGGGTAGCCAACAGAGAAACACCACTTGATGATTCTTCaggagttttaaaggtcacTGATCAAGGAGTTCTAGTCCTTCTCAATAGCTCAAACGACATTGTATGGTCATCCAACTCATCAAGAACTGTAGATAATCCAGTATCACAACTATTGGATTCGGGAAATCTTGTTGTGAAAGATGCAAACGAAACTAACCCCGATAACTTCCTGTGGCAGAGTTTTGATTATCCTTGTGACACATTCCTACCAGAAATGAAGCTTGGATGGGACTTCGTTACTGGTTTAGAAAGGTATGTTTCGTCTTGGAAGAGCACAGAAGATCCTGCTCGAGGAGAGTTTTCACTAGGGATGACTCCTCATGGTTTACCACAACTTGTAGTTATGAAGGGAGCTAAGATAAAAACTCGATCAGGTTCATCGAACGGCCTTCGATTAACAGGATCTATCAGTCGACCAAACCCACTATCtgagtttgaatttttcttgaaTAAGGATGAGGTTTATTATAAGTACAGACTCCTAAACAAGTCTATGCCCTCGCGATATGCATTGAACCCATTTGGCATTGCACAGTGGTTCACATGGATTGAAAACACACATAGTTGGGAACCATTCTTTTCAACCCAACAAGACCAGTGTGAAATTTATGCCTTTTGTGGTTCATATTCTAGCTGCAACATCAGTAATGCTCCTGTATGTACATGCTTGAAGGGATTTATACCAAAATCGCCAGAACAAtggaattcacaaaattgGTCTGATGGGTGTGTTCGAAATACTCCATTATCTTGCAGCTATAATGATGGCTTCTTTAAATACACTAGCTTTAAATTGCCAGACACATCTTCCTCATGGTTTGATAAGAGCAAGAGCCTCAAGGAATGCAAGGGATTATGTTTGGAAAACTGCTCATGTACGTCATATGCAAATTTAGATATCAGGGATGGAGGAAGTGGCTGCTTGCTTTGGTTTGGAGACCTCACTGACATAAGAACCTTCGAATCTGATTCTCAAGACCTCTATATACGGCTGGCTTCTTCAGAACTAG ATGATATTGAGAAAAAGAGCAAGTTCAACAAGAAAAGGCTAGCTGGAATTGTAATCAGCTCTGTACTTTTTCTGGTGGGAATGCTAATAGTGGGGTTTATCTTGTATATACGAAAGAAGAAACTCAGAAATCAAG TCAGAAGAAAGGATTACCTTGGAGAAGACCGGGAAGACATGGAGTTGCCACTATTTGACTTGAACACAATAGTTCATGCCACCAATGGATTTTCAAGCAGAAACAAACTGGGAGAAGGCGGTTTTGGACCCGTATAccag GGTACATTGATAGGCGGGAAAGAAATTGCAGTTAAGAGGCTCTCAAAGGATTCTGGACAAGGAACGATGGAGTTCAAAAATGAAGTTATACTGATAGCCAAACTACAGCACCGCAATCTTGTAAAGGTTCTTGGTTGTTGCACTCAAGATGACGAAAAAATCTTAATATATGAATTCATGGCCAACAGAAGCttggatttctttatttttg ACCAGGAAAGAGCTAAATTGCTCGACTGGCCTATGTACTTTCACATTATTAATGGAATTGCTCGAGGACTTCTTTATCTTCACCAAGACTCTAGATTAAGGATTATCCATAGAGATCTGAAAGCTAGCAATATTTTGCTTGATGATAATATGAACCCAAAGATTTCTGACTTTGGCCTGGCCAAAATATTTGGTGGCGATCAAAGTCGAGCCAATACTAATAGAGTGGTTGGAACATA TGGCTATATGCCTCCTGAATATGCAGTAGATGGAATTTTCTCGACGAAATCAGATGTATTTAGCTTTGGTGTTGTACTGCTAGAGATACTGAGTAGGCAGAGGAACAGGGGATTTTGGCATCCAGATCACCATCTTAACCTTCTTGGACAT gCTTGGACACTGTGGATCCAAAATACACCACTGGAACTGATCGATAAGTCGCTAAGCGATTCGTGCACCATATCTGAAGTGTTACGGTGTCTTCATGTGGCTCTGTTATGCGTGCAACAAGTACCTGAAGATAGACCCAGCATGTCATCTGTGGTTCTAATGCTGAGCAGTGAGGTTGCATTGCTTCCACCAAAGCAGCCTGGTTTTTACACCGAACGAACTCTCCCTGATGATCTGTCAAGGGTGCGTGATTTGTCAGAAAATAATTTCAGCACTACATTGTTAAAGGGTCGGTAG
- the LOC117625258 gene encoding uncharacterized protein LOC117625258: MEKGITIPESKKKKAAEETSTEEDDEKMVAILMKDAKALGIIQNSVSDKIFPCIAMLIKLKWHGICYMKNIMVVTMSDRYKGKPECYNYEKFGHLARECTASKNVQKANCANQMEVTGNLFYANNTIAATNVIGEWYINSGYSNHMTRNESLLTDIRTNVVGKVQMPNGELVNVAGMGTLAIDTTKGKKYIKEVMYLPGLKENLLSVGQMDEHGYYLVFGGKLCSIFEGPSLECLVIKVEMKRNRCYPLALLSNDHIALKASVSNFTWTWHKRLGQLHLKGLSQLKEKDMVHGLPFMEKVDGVCEGCHLGKQH; the protein is encoded by the exons ATGGAGAAAGGAATTACGATTCCAGaatcgaagaagaagaaggcagCTGAGGAAACATCTacagaggaagatgatgagaAGATGGTTGCGATTCTTATGAAGGATGCAAAAGCTCTGGGGATTATTCAGAACTCAGTTTCTGATAAGATCTTCCCTTGCATTGCTATGCTGATTAAGCTAAAATGGCATGGAATCTGCTATATGAAGAATATCATGGTGGTGACCATGTCAGATAG ATACAAGGGAAAGCCTGAGTGTTACAACTATGAGAAATTTGGACATTTGGCTAGAGAGTGTACTGCAAGCAAGAATGTACAAAAAGCAAACTGTGCAAATCAAATGGAAGTGACTGGAAACCTATTCTATGCCAACAATACTATTGCTGCCACAAATGTTATTGGAGAATGGTATATAAACAGTGGTTATAGCAACCACATGACTAGAAATGAGAGTTTGCTGACAGATATCAGAACAAATGTGGTAGGCAAGGTACAAATGCCAAATGGTGAGCTTGTGAATGTAGCTGGAATGGGCACATTGGCAATTGATACTACCAAAGGCAAAAAGTATATCAAGGAAGTGATGTATCTTCCTGGACTGAAAGAGAATTTACTAAGTGTGGGCCAAATGGATGAACATGGTTACTATCTAGTATTTGGAGGAAAATTGTGTAGCATCTTTGAAGGTCCTTCACTAGAGTGTCTTGTAATCAAAGTAGAGATGAAAAGGAATAGGTGTTATCCCTTGGCACTATTATCTAATGATCATATTGCACTAAAGGCAAGTGTATCTAACTTTACTTGGACATGGCACAAAAGGTTGGGTCAGCTGCATCTAAAAGGACTAAGTCAactcaaagaaaaagatatgGTGCATGGACTGCCATTCATGGAAAAGGTTGATGGAGTCTGTGAAGGATGTCATCTTGGAAAGCAGCATTGA